TGCTGCAGAACACCGCCGGGGTTGCCGAGCACGCGTCCAGTGCCCGCGGGGTTGCCACCCAGCCCTGATGCGGGGAGCCTTCAGCGGCGCTGGAACTGGCGGGGTGGCAGGCCTTTCCAGCGCTTGAAGGCATGGATGAAGTTGGACACCTCGCCGTAGCCCAGGCGCTCGGCGATTTCCTCCAGGGTCAGCCCGCCGGTGGCGAGCAGTTCCTCGGCCAGGGCCTGGCGCACCTCCTCGAGCAGCTGGCGGAAGTTGCTGCCTTCTTCCTCCAGGCGCCGGCGCAGGGTGCGCGAACTCATGTGCAGGCTGTCCGCCACCTGTTCCATATCCGGCAGGCTCCCCGGGCGGCCCAGCAGCAGGCTGCGGATCTGTCCGGCCAGGCCAAGGCGCTGGCGGCGCTTGTCCAGCAGGCGCTGGCATTGCTCCTCGCATTGGGCGACCACCTGTGGGTTGGCACCGGGCAGCGGCAAGTCGAATACCTGACTGTCGATCACCAGGCGGTTGTCGGCCTGGGCGAAGCGCGGCAGCAGGCCGATCTCCTGAACATAGAGGCGGGTGTCGGTCGGCTCGGCCAGGCGCAGGTCGAGGCGCTTGAGTATCTGCGGTCGATCGACCAGGGCACGCTGGATACAGAGCATGCCGCCGAGATCGCGCTCCAGCAGAAAGGCGCGCAGATCTTCGGGGATGTCCTGATCGTCGAACAGCAGGTGGATTTCGCCGTCGTACTCCTCCAGCCGCATGCCGTGGAAGGCATAGGTCAGGTCGAGGTAGCGCAGGCCGAGCTGCGCGGCAGCGCGCGCGGTTGGGCTGCTGAGCAGGGCGAAGCTCCAGATGCCATAGGTATTGAGCTGGTAGCGCCGGCCGGCGAGCAGGCCAAGGCCGGGTTGCTGGCCGAGGCGGCCAACCAGATTGCGCACCAGTTGCAGCTCCTGGCTGGCATCGACTTCGGCCCCTGGCTCGCCGAGCACCTGCCAGCTCAGCCCGGTGGCGGCCAGGCAGTCGTCCAGTGCCAGGCCCTGGTCGAGGCCGAACTGGGTCAGCAATTGCACGCTGATGGCGCTGCGTCGTACCGACAGGGGAGTGTCGCGGGGCATGGAGGCTTGGCCACAAGTCACAATCTGGAGGCTGACTATGCCATAAAGCTTGGCCCGCGCCAGCGGGCCGATCAGGGGCGGCATGCGCCGCGCAGAACGCCTGACGGGCGTCAGGCGAGGTGGGTCAGAAGCGTTCTTCGATGATCCGGAAGGGGTAGTGTGGGGACTTGTAGCGACCGATGCGGCCGCGCTTGGGCAGCTCGATCTGCTGTTCCTGGGTGAGGTCTTCATAAGGCACCTGCTCGAGCAGGTGGCTGATGATGTTCAGGCGAACCCGCCGCTTGTCCTCGGAGTGCGCCATGTACCAGGGCGCCCAGGAGGAGTCGGAGGCAGCGAACATGTCGTCGCGGGCGCGGGTGTAGTCGTCCCAGCGGTTGAACGACTTGATGTCCATGGGCGACAGCTTCCAGATCTTGCGCCCGTCCTTGATGCGCTCCTGCAGGCGGCGGTGCTGCTCCTCGGGGCTGACTTCCAGCCAGTACTTGATGAGGATGATGCCGGACTCGACCAGCATCTTCTCGAACAACGGCACCACGGTGAGGAACTTGTGGGTCTGTTCCTCGGTGCAGAAGCCCATGACCCGTTCGACCCCGGCGCGGTTGTACCAGCTGCGGTCGAAGATCACCACTTCGCCGGCCGCCGGCATGTGCTGGATGTAGCGCTGGGCATACATCTGGGTCTTCTCTCGCTCGGTCGGTGCCGGTAGCGCGACTACGCGGAATACCCGCGGGCTCACCCGTTCGGTGATGGCCTTGATGGTGCCGCCCTTGCCGGCGCCATCACGACCTTCGAAGACAATGCAGACCTTCAGGTTCTTGGCCACCACCCACTGCTGGAGCTTGACCAGCTCGATGTGCAGTCGTTCCAGTTCCTTGTCATAGACCTTGCGACTGAGTCGCTCGCCGTCCTGAGCCTTTTTCTTGGCCATGTGGAGTCTCCGTACTCAGTGGAAGGGGAAGAAGTAGTTCATCCAGGAGGCCATGCGCAGAAGGATCTTGCGCATGATTGCCACATGGTGGAAATGTTTGGAGTAGAGCGCCGCCTGGCCATAGGCGCCGCCTGGCATGAGTTCGCGGTACTGGTCGAACCTGGGGTCTGTCACTTCCAGCACCACCGGTACCCGTCCAGCCGGTGGCGAGCCGGTGAAGCCGATCAGGCTGCCACTGGGCTGTACCTGGCCCTCGGCGATCACTGGCATGACCATCTTCACCTTGGCCTGGAACACCTCGCCGGGGATGCCATCGAAGGCGATCTCCGCTTCGTCGCCCAGGGTCAGGCGCAGCTGGCTGTTCTGGCGCATCCAGGCCACGTAGTTGTGCTCCTCGAGAGGCACGAAAACCATCGCCGGGCGCAACGGCATCTTCACCGCGCGAATGCCAGGGCGCAGCGAGACCTGGGTCACGTAGCCCTTGGAGGGCGCGCGCACCACGGTGCTGTCGAGGTCGTATTGGGCGCCGATGATCTGCGCTTGCAGGTCTTCCACGCGCGCGGTGGTCAGGTCGACGTCGCGGCGATTGCCGACATTGCGCCGCGCCAGTTCGGTGGCGCGGATCTGATCGGCCCTGGCCGAGACCAGCTGGGCCTTGAGCGACTTGACCCGGCTTTCGTAGGGCGTCGGATCCATGCGGAACAGCACGTCACCTTTTTCCAGGATCCGGTTACCCTCCACCGGCACCTCGATCACCATGCCGCTGACTGCCGGCACTATCGGTGTGCTGACGAAGTAGCTGCGCGACACCTCGGAATAGGGGTGGTTGTAGTTCATGGTGAAGATCAGCGCGCCGATGATCACCACGCCACCGAGCACGGCAGTGGGCACCGTCCATTTGTTCAGCGGAATCTTGAAGATCTTGAAGATGGCGACGCAGATGGCGGTGTAGGTAAGGACGAGCAACAGATCCATGGCTCAGCCCTCCTGCCGCGGTGTTTCGGTTACTACCGGCGCCGCTTCCGGCGTCACCGGCGAGGCGGGCGGAGCCTGGGCGGCCAGCAGTTCGCGCAGTTCGCCGAGCTGTTGCTCCAGTGCCCGTAGCCGCGGATCGTCCACCGGCGCTGGCGGAGGACTGGCGAAGCCCCAGCCGCGATCTTCCCGGTAAAGGGTTGCCCAGATCCACAGGAAGGGCCAGATGGCATGCAGGGTGAACAGGCTGACCCAGCCTGCAACATGAATTGCATCCTGTTGCGGATGATTGCGGTGTACGGCGATCTCGTAAGGAATGTCGTGGATCGCGATCACTCCGTAGAACAGCACAACACCAACGAAAATCAGAATCCCCAGAGCGACATAGTCCAGCATTCCAGCCCCCTTGTTAGTTCTCCCCCAGAGCAGGCTAGCAAAGGGTTGGGAAGGCTGCCATTGCGTCCCGGCAAGGCATTTGGCGCGAATGCCAATGGGCGGGAAAAGCGCTTCTGTCCGAAAGTCACAATTAATTGGCCGCCTATGCCATAAACCCGTTCGGGCAGAGTGATTAGCATCCGTGCATCCGCAATACTGGCGGTTCACGGAGACCACAATGCATAACAAGACTCCCGAACAGGCACCCTTGCGCGTGCTGATTATCGGCTCCGGCTTTGCCGGCCTGGGCCTGGCCATGCGCCTGCGTCGGCAGGGCGTGGAGGATTTCCTGATCCTCGAAAAGGGCAGCG
The window above is part of the Pseudomonas alcaligenes genome. Proteins encoded here:
- a CDS encoding DUF3302 domain-containing protein, producing MLDYVALGILIFVGVVLFYGVIAIHDIPYEIAVHRNHPQQDAIHVAGWVSLFTLHAIWPFLWIWATLYREDRGWGFASPPPAPVDDPRLRALEQQLGELRELLAAQAPPASPVTPEAAPVVTETPRQEG
- a CDS encoding HlyD family secretion protein, producing the protein MDLLLVLTYTAICVAIFKIFKIPLNKWTVPTAVLGGVVIIGALIFTMNYNHPYSEVSRSYFVSTPIVPAVSGMVIEVPVEGNRILEKGDVLFRMDPTPYESRVKSLKAQLVSARADQIRATELARRNVGNRRDVDLTTARVEDLQAQIIGAQYDLDSTVVRAPSKGYVTQVSLRPGIRAVKMPLRPAMVFVPLEEHNYVAWMRQNSQLRLTLGDEAEIAFDGIPGEVFQAKVKMVMPVIAEGQVQPSGSLIGFTGSPPAGRVPVVLEVTDPRFDQYRELMPGGAYGQAALYSKHFHHVAIMRKILLRMASWMNYFFPFH
- the ppk2 gene encoding polyphosphate kinase 2; protein product: MAKKKAQDGERLSRKVYDKELERLHIELVKLQQWVVAKNLKVCIVFEGRDGAGKGGTIKAITERVSPRVFRVVALPAPTEREKTQMYAQRYIQHMPAAGEVVIFDRSWYNRAGVERVMGFCTEEQTHKFLTVVPLFEKMLVESGIILIKYWLEVSPEEQHRRLQERIKDGRKIWKLSPMDIKSFNRWDDYTRARDDMFAASDSSWAPWYMAHSEDKRRVRLNIISHLLEQVPYEDLTQEQQIELPKRGRIGRYKSPHYPFRIIEERF
- a CDS encoding AraC family transcriptional regulator — protein: MPRDTPLSVRRSAISVQLLTQFGLDQGLALDDCLAATGLSWQVLGEPGAEVDASQELQLVRNLVGRLGQQPGLGLLAGRRYQLNTYGIWSFALLSSPTARAAAQLGLRYLDLTYAFHGMRLEEYDGEIHLLFDDQDIPEDLRAFLLERDLGGMLCIQRALVDRPQILKRLDLRLAEPTDTRLYVQEIGLLPRFAQADNRLVIDSQVFDLPLPGANPQVVAQCEEQCQRLLDKRRQRLGLAGQIRSLLLGRPGSLPDMEQVADSLHMSSRTLRRRLEEEGSNFRQLLEEVRQALAEELLATGGLTLEEIAERLGYGEVSNFIHAFKRWKGLPPRQFQRR